From the genome of Nicotiana sylvestris chromosome 1, ASM39365v2, whole genome shotgun sequence:
ttgctgagtagctaacagtgagatactatctacgaatttagagttgaactcgaaagtgggaactctagattgcatatagaattaagcagagcaagttcttgaacctgggcatcggggaacAGATTCGcaattaggatagacatatacctaattgccttgcttaaTTGAAATACATGAAttataaatgcattcttgttaatcttaattccatagacatataggcattaagTTAACTTGAATAGACGAGTAAGGACTcaacagattcttatgagtaatatcaaccATGTCAATCAACAATCCAGATAAATCAATTAGTTTTCTTAAGTCAAGAACGCAAcatgattgttagctaacccgtgACCCTGGAATATTCTCTTCTACTGATTGTTACTCAAAATTGTTATTTGTTCGGTTGATCTCTAGTTAATTCATTGCTTGATAGTTTTAGGTAGTAAATTAGTTACTTCTATATTTTGTGAAAAATCTCTTGAATCGATAAGTTAACTGAGTTTGAatgaacgatactctactcattactttattacttgacgatcacgtgcacttgcatgagtgtttttggtcgcaacaCCCATGCTGGAAAAATGTAGGAACCTCGCCAGGCGATGCTTTTACTGGCCATAAATGTTCATTTTGTCGCATAAGTTGCTTCCATACATACCTAAGTAAACATATCGTTTTCAGATATGTCCCAAAAATTGTGTACACGTCTCTAATTCTATACTTCTTTTTGACCTGTTTCTTAAATGGATACAGTAAATATTGGGGAAGGAGGAGGAATCTAATCGAGAAAATCATACCGCTTGCTCAAATATTTTTTACCAGAGTTATAACTTACTATTGATATGTTTTTTTCTTCATATCTTGGAGATCTTGAAACGAAGTAGTGGAAGTGTTGAGTTGTTGAAATCCTAATTGACCACATTGGACCATGTTATCCACATTGGACCATGTTATCCACATTGGACCCATGTTACCCCAAAGAACAAAACACATATGAACACATGAAAGTGTGTTCCTTATCTAGACATTTCAACTTGCAATCTGTTTTGTCTCAAATGTTTACTACAAAACTAAGCACTTTTGCCTGCTTCTCATCTTTCATTGAACTATAATTGATCAATGGAACTCTGTGGAAAACAAGGTATCTGGATTATCAGATGGGGTCAATATTAGCCAAAACTAGTCTATTTCCCGTTAGTGATCAATCAAATCATTTATTATGTATATCATAATTAAGCACCGACATTTTGTAATTATATAAGCAGCCTAAGACACTGAAAAAATATGCACTGTTGCATGAATCGGAAATAAGAACTTTTTTTAGTACCaaaaaagagaaaatgaaaaacaCGTGTCAACCCCAAAAAGCTTTGACAATAAACTGAAGAACTTTGAGTTAGGCTCTACTTGGGAACTTTAGGATCAGCAACAAATTCATGTAATCTTATTAATCTAGTTCGAAATTGATATAAATTTAGCACTTCAACCTAGTAgttgtttaattatatctttaGGATTCGTTTGGTACAATTGTGGGATATTCTATGGGATTAGTTATCCATCTTTTATATAGAATAactaagagggtgtttggctaagcttataagctgatcaaactagcttataagtactttttggcttatctacacatttggtaaagttaaaagtgcttattagtaaaaaataagccaaaagtcaaAAGCTGGTCACCCCAGCTTATGAATTTTTAGCTTATAAACACTTTAAGTTTGatcaaattttttattattttatcctTAAAACATTCCTTTTAAGAACAAAACTCCTACATCGATACTCATTGCCCCAAATATTTTTTCgtatttaggtttattttttactgagaaacttttgtcaatttattaattattataacttatgattatatgcttattataaaataaattatatttatcataaaaattatcttatctaagcacagttgtattaaaaataaaatgacaaatagaatattttgtatttgaatcgGAATCTAAAATTTTAAAGCAATTACGCCCTTATAAGTGTAAACAATTCTAAGGGGTTTTAAGTCATTTTAACAGAAAAAGAGCTTATCAAcacttttttatcaaaaactgcaacaacttattatcaatttcagcacttgtacccgaacacgtaactgcttatttattaaatcagtttcagcacttaaaagtgctttttagcacctaatgcttatcagctacttcaaattagctaatccaaacgggctctaattCCACCATTTTAGTGTAAAAGTTATTCCAGAATTAGCTAATACCCAAACTAAATATGGGATAAAGTTAATCTCAAATTTTATTCCGGGATTATTATCCTTATCCCATATACCAAACAACATGGAGTAACAATTTACTTAAGCCTCTTTCAAATTTGCAAGCCCAAGATTTTATATGTAAGACATTGAACTAAAATACTATTGTAAGATATAACATGTTGGAGAAATTTGATTAGGGAGAATAGGAGTTATCAAAGCTTGAGGTATGTCAAGAATTATGTCTTTAAGATATTTCTCCCACATATTAAAGAATAAAATTAGGCTTATGCCCCCAGATTCAACAGGTTCTTCCAGTTACTAAACTGAGAAAAGAATTATTATCAAAAAATTCAAGAAAGAAACTCAGCGTATAtataggaggaagaagaagattcaGAAAGTTATGTTAGAAAGTATGTCTTTAGCTTTCCAAAGACTATGTTTATATAGGTGTTACTCCAATAACTAGTTTCGAACGGCTAATTATGGTTAGTTTCCAACGGCTAATTACGGTTAGTTTCCAACGGCTAGTTTAACTATTTCAAGACGAGAGAAAGTGAAAATAAAAAGACACTTCCTTTTGAGATACCCACAAATTCCGAACATAACAGACATACCATATTCATGCTCATAAAAGCGAAATAAAAATCAGATCATTTTAGGAAAAACCAATTCTCAATTGATAAGTTTGCTCCATGTTGATTAATTAAAATCAGACTGCCCTTTATAACAGAAATAacataataaaagagaatgaTCATAGATTAAGCATATACCTAATTCACTGATCTTTATTTAACTTTTTTCCATGAAATAATCCTGCTGCAAATTTTAACAATCCCCCAtttcatcttctttcttctttctccaTCATCAACATCTCTCTCTTTAATCTTCTCCATTGAACCATTGTGAAACCTCACCATTAAAGACCCTTTGATCAGCTTATTCTTAGAAGCAGTAACCTCTTCAATTCTTGATTTTGCCTTTTGAAAAGATTCATAAGTCTCTTTTCTTGATCCACTAAGATATGGTAATGCCATAAGATGCCTATCAATCAAATGGCTGAGAGCTACCAATTCATAGGAGTCATATAAGGGACTCCCACAATCCCATGTCTTCataccttcttcttctttttcatcttCTTTCCCTTCATCAAATTCTTCTTCTATTTTGGAGTTTTTATTTGAGAGAGTACCATTATCTGCTGGCATGTTGAACAATTTCTGTTCAGATTCTGTGACAGTTTAAAGCTATGAACCTTGCCACATACTTATTATTTATATGGGAATTACGTAATTTGGATTTGGATTAAGAGTTATTTTTGCTTAACTTGGAGGATTAAATACCTAAATTGCCCAAAATACAGTGCTTTATATTGTGCTTTAAAAGAATAGGTGCACCTATTTACATTAATTTATTATTATGCAACAATGAACTTGCCCGAATCTTAGGTGCTAAATGTTTGTTGTGAAAAATGACAGATCTGCTAATTTTATAATGGATTACTATAATAAAATAGATATGAATGTTTAGATTGTTTCTTTTAGCAACCATATCAGCTAAGTACTAATCTTTGCCTGCGCAGATTGTTGAAGCTTATCCTTTTTACTATTACTGTCACATTTTTTTTGCTTGTTGATCTGCAACACGCCAACACCTATCATTAATTAGTACTTTATTTCACCTTTTTACCTTCCTACCACATCATACTAATCTTTGTTTGGCAGTTTGTTGAAGTTTATCCTTTTGACTATTACTATCTACAAATAATAAAAGAATATCTGGCAAAAGCTTCACCTCGTAAACCTTTAGAACAAAGATCGTCGAGCCATTGACAATTTTCGGGTTCAAAACAAGGAAAATTCCGCGAAAGACTATTGAGTAAGATTTCTTAACTTATTGATCTTTGGAACATCAGTTATTTGCTTTATTTCAACTTTTTACCTTTGTAACGCGTTATATATCCAACTAGACCAAGAACTcctttcctaaaaataatttatttttcttattatgGTCTTGTTCTCTTAAATACATGGTTGTACATTTACAAAAAGTAGCATGCATGCCTATATATGTAATTCCAATattaaatacaaataaatcatatTTTCAGTCTTTCTCAATTTTTATATGAGGTCACACTAAGATATTTAAGTTAAAGTAGACTCCCCACTTATACCTAGCAAAGTTGGCACTAAACTAATAAAAACGGCATAAAGCACTAGCCGCCATGAGGAGATCTACGACTTATAGTGCAAAGGTCCCGCAGCTTGTGTGGAATCACTAGCATCATCGTTCCCTATTTTTTTCTTGGCCTACAATTTATGTGTAGTCTAACTTATGCTCCTATGCCATCATATTTGTCCCAGAAGTGAATCACCCATATGCACCAGCATTTACCTAATAGTTTTATTAAGTACTGGCAATGTTAAAAAACTTTAAATGCCAACTGTAATTTGATAGTTTAGATGTTTCAATGCATTACTGCATAATTAATTATCCCACCCTCTCATAAGAATAAAAAAATACTACAATTTCGAGATAACTAATCCCGCTATTAGTTATACCCGTTATACCACGATTTTATCCCAACGAAACGAgggataaactcatctcaaatttaatcctAGGATTAATTATCCCTTATCTCTCATACCAAACGAGCCCTTAGAGTATATTGGTCCTTGGCTAAGAgtgtaaggggtcgtttggtatgaggtataagaaggtatatatgtgatataaaaatttaatatcaccttaatactctgtttggttagcaaactaggtataagttatcccggtgttaattttaacaccgggataacttataccttatagagggtggggtaattagcatCGGTGTAACTTATacattcttcttagaaattatgcaattgtcattcttaatacaacataccaaacattGAAAAAACACAATCCCACCATAACTTATCCCGacataacttataccggcataagCGGTACACTTTCCATAGCTAACTTCTTTTGTCAGTCCAAACAATGCATAAGCTTCATTAACCAAAACCAACAACTAAGcttcattttcttttctataaAAATCTTCAATTTTGTACAATTATTAATGATACATCGCTAAAAGCTAAAATTTAGGTTCAGCATCAACAGAAGGCAGTACTAAAGTAGCTCTTAACAACATCATTACACAGTATTTGCAGCAGTGTGCTATTGTTTGGACCAACACATCTTGGGGTCTTGAACTGGCTAACAGCACCTCCTAATCCAACAAAATGATCTAATATCTTATGGAATGTTCCTCTCTTCACAACTCTAAGCTCAAGTGCTCCAATGGCATTAGCCTTCCTCGAGCCCAGGTAGCCTGCATCGACAAACGATTTATCCAAACAATTGCAGCATTCTTGCAATGTTTCATCACTTGCTTCACCACTGAGTTCCCAGAAAACCACGTAGTGCCCTGGATCAGCTGCAACATTCACGTGGCTCGTGAAATCGACTACCTCTGACTTTTCATCTACTAAGAGCTTAGCTGCTGCTTCCACGGCCAGCTGTAAATCTTTCTCAGTGTTCTTGTCAATATTAATGCTTAGCAAAAGATTTCTGCGGCAAATGAACTGCAGTTCTGGTGTGGCATTGTGGAATCCTTTTATTTTCACAACATCACCAAGTCTGTAACGATACAACCCTGCATATTACATGTAAAAACTTGTTCAAATTTTGGCCAATACTTGAAAAAATCAAGAATTTAAAGCCATGAAAATAGATGAAACTCCTCACTACTTTTCCTTCAAAGTCACACTTCCCTTCTTTAAAGTTAACAGATTAATAAAATTGCTCTCAACGGTAATCACCTACTCTTAGTAGAATACATAAGAGTAAGACAAAAGAAAGACCAAGTAACGTGCATtaataaatgtatatatatattacgaTTTACAAGTGATGAAGCACCTAAAACAACTAATATTTGAAGGCAGAATGCAGTACCATTTTAAATTTTCTATTCCTTCAACAAGTGTAAAATATTAAGTACTGCTAATTAATTAGCACTTCTCTCATAAACCTGCTTAACAACATTGAGGAAGAGGACGAGAATATGAACGGCACCCACATGCAGGCATGTGGATAAGCACAAATATGTACAGCGAAAGATGAGCAGGCCTTCATACATGTATATAGTTATAAAAAAAAGTTTCTAAAACCATACTTTTATATTAAGCTACCACTTCTCATATAATCATATTTTCCTAAAATAGTTCCAGAAAACGGATACCAAGATTGAGCTACCACTTCTCAAATATATGGAGTATAAAATATCCTACTAAGAACCTACTGTACTATCTTAACTGTATCATGGTGGGCAATAAATAAGTCAGTAAGTGTCAGGCTCTGGACCTATCACTGACCCTATGACTCAATAATGGTATCATGATAACAAAATTATGTATGCATCATAAATTCATAGAAGTCACTGACAAAAAAACTAATTTGATCAAATAGAGATAGTAGGAGGAAGAAAATAGTACCTGCAAAATTGGTGACAACAATTTCATACTCTTCACCAAGTTTAACTTCAGCAAGACCCACTGGTGTAGGCTCAAGGCCGTCTAAATTCCCCCTAAGAGGAATGAATTCAAAATAACCAATATTAGGAAGCACTGCATAAGTAACTAGTTCAGGAGGCAGCTTAGGATTGACATTTGCTCCAATCCATCCTTCAGAAGACCCATAATCTGCACTTTGTAATGGTAGCTCCGCTGCATAGTGCCTCAATTTCTTGAGGTAAGGTTCCATGGACCCCGTCATGATTCCGTATATGTACTTGGCATTTGGAAAGAGCGCAGGAATCAAACCATACCAATTGCTTAATCCCGAACACTTTCTAAAAATGGTATCAGCCTGTTCTGGATCAGGTTTCAGCAATTTCGACATTGCTGATCTCGTGGAAGGGACCGTGATTCGGCTAGACAGGACTCCTTCTCTTATGTCTACAACAAGTTCTTCCCATACTTGTTCGAAAGTTCTAAAAGCTTGGACAATGCTGTGAGCAAATGTAGAGGAGATAACTTGCACTTCGTCTCGAAAAATGAGGCCACACAAAAGATGGCAGTATAAAGATTGGTGAAAATCAGGACCAAATATAACTTCGTCAGGGCTACAACATGGGGTTTGCATTGCCTTCATTGTTTTCTTGAATTGTGCATTACGATATACATTGGTAGTTGCAGTTCCTGCTGCTAAACCTCCCTTTGTCTTGAACTGTTTGCTGCTGTAAATGAACTGCAAAGCTTTCCCATTCCCAATTGGGAATTCTctgcaaaaatacaaataataatttaaaaaaggAGAAATGATTAGTCATAACATTAGGCAAAGCAACAAGAAACCAACGAGTACAAATTACTAATTACTAATAAAAGGAACATGGCGTCCTATTTCTCGAACAATTTTCCCTCCTGGTTAGTTACCAGAAAATGTGACAAAAGTTGGGAATATGTCCCCACATACATCATCATGTGAACTTTTACCCTTCAGGATTAAACTCTAATTATCtttggttgttattgttgttgattaaACTCGAATTATCAATACTAAGCTCCCGTTGGTCATAGAATTTGgcttattttttcaaaaaaaattgaaaatattgtttatttatgaaatatgatcatgtttttgggaaaaaaaattcaaaaaatttcaaGTTCCAAAAAATTGGTTTAGGACagtttttgagtgaaattttttcttccactcacaaaacttcaaatttttttcaaataaaatgtatgtccaaacacaacttcaactttcaaaattatttttcaacacaacttcaaaaatacttttttcaagtttcaatcaaatctatATCCAAACGCTAGCTAAGAATAAAGGTAGTACTTCCTTCATTTCAATCTTTGACTCCACACGGAgtttaaaaaaaaagacttttaaaaCTTATGGTCTTAAAGTATAAAGGGTAAAGCTTTGTGGGGCCAAAAATAggtaaaatgaaaagtttaaagCTAATTTATTTCCAACTATAAAAATATGCCATTGTTTTTTGGAACAGACCAATAAAGAAAGTGTGTCATATAAATTAAAACGGTCGGAGTATGAGATAACCAATAACAAAAAGTTGTGAATTTTAGAACTCCAGATGGACAGACAAGGTGAAAACCAAAATGAATTCACTTTCAAGAAGATGTAGAAGGGTTGAAAAACATAATTTCCTGAATCAGGCCCACTTTTGCATATAGTACCGAGAAGCAAAAATGGAAAAAGACAACACGTATGACAAATGACACAGCAAAGCATTATTAAGGTAATACACAAAAACTACATTACTTATTCCTAAAGGCAAAAGATGTTTTGTATATCTGCAATGTGGATTCCATCAATTCATCATTGAAAGGTACAAACTTTGGCCTTCCCTGTGTTGTACCCGAActgcaac
Proteins encoded in this window:
- the LOC104248247 gene encoding jasmonoyl--L-amino acid synthetase JAR4-like, which encodes MVEKTDMKFDPEEVIEEFEALTKEAGKVQEETLKKILKENGGTVYLQQWGLNGRTDAESFTARVPLVTHKDLEPYIQRIADGDLSPVLTGKPITTISLSSGTTQGRPKFVPFNDELMESTLQIYKTSFAFRNKEFPIGNGKALQFIYSSKQFKTKGGLAAGTATTNVYRNAQFKKTMKAMQTPCCSPDEVIFGPDFHQSLYCHLLCGLIFRDEVQVISSTFAHSIVQAFRTFEQVWEELVVDIREGVLSSRITVPSTRSAMSKLLKPDPEQADTIFRKCSGLSNWYGLIPALFPNAKYIYGIMTGSMEPYLKKLRHYAAELPLQSADYGSSEGWIGANVNPKLPPELVTYAVLPNIGYFEFIPLRGNLDGLEPTPVGLAEVKLGEEYEIVVTNFAGLYRYRLGDVVKIKGFHNATPELQFICRRNLLLSINIDKNTEKDLQLAVEAAAKLLVDEKSEVVDFTSHVNVAADPGHYVVFWELSGEASDETLQECCNCLDKSFVDAGYLGSRKANAIGALELRVVKRGTFHKILDHFVGLGGAVSQFKTPRCVGPNNSTLLQILCNDVVKSYFSTAFC